CTTCGGACCCGCTAGACGTGGATGACATCCGGTACCCTTTGACTGGTCGAACTTGAGGAGAGGCGCTACGGCATACGATTCGGGCACAAAACCCGAGTGTGGTGCGATGCGAAGGGAATGATTCCAGCAATCGAACTGGAACTGGGGCGGGAACGGGGAACCTATCGTGGATGCCGCGAGCACCCGGCAAGATCCGGTGGTCGAGCGGCCAATTCAAAAAGGGGAACGGGTATCGGCAGGATTCCTGAAGGCTTCCTTCCCCGCGACGTCCCAGCGAGGAGGTGGGAACGCTAGTCCTTGGTCACTCGGGTTGTCAACCGGACTTTGCCGGTCCGGTCGGGGTCCGGTGGCATCCGTTTCCCCCTTCCCTGGTGGACTCTTCTGGACACAGGTTACCCCGCCTCGGGTTGTCCCCCCCTGGATGAGGTGGATTGTTTATTCCCCGTACACTCCCCAAAGACCGAATGGGGGCAGGCGGCGCAGATGTTCAGATCGAGGTTGGGCACGATAGCGGCCAGGGCGCCGGTTTTGGAATCGAAGACGTGGTCCTCCCCAATCGCCTTCAGGGCGCCGCTCTTGCGCAACAAATCCATTACCTGCGGCTTAACGTCGTAGAGGTAGAGATCGCCACCCGCCTTGCGCCGCTCCTCGGCCAGACGGGTCAACACGTCGACCCCCGAGACATCGACATGGTTGATCCCCTGACAAACCACCATGGTTTTGGTCTGGCCCGGCAGCAGAGCGCTCACCTTGGCGAGCTGCTCCTCCACATGGTTGACCGCCCCAAAGTAGAGGGAGCCGTCGATGCGCACGATGCCGAACTGGGGGCACTGGGGCAGGTAGGGGTTGGTGGTGAATTTACGGGTTACGGGATCGGGAACCCGTAGCAACACCTGGGGGCGCGAAGTGCGATTGAGGTAGAGCAGCAGCGAGAGCATCACCCCGAGGAAGATCGCGAACTCCAACTCTAAAAACAGGGCGCTGAAGAAGGTGGTCGCCATGATCGCGGTTTCGGGGCGGCTGGCGTGCAGGATGTGTTTGATCTCTTTGAAATCAATCAGTCCGTAAGCGACCAAAAAGAGCAGCCCCCCCATCGCCGCCTTGGGCAGATAGGCGGCCAGCGGCGCGACCATCACCACGATCATCATCAGCAGCAGCCCGGCAAAGATCGCCGCCAGCGGGGTTTTGGCCCCCGCTGAGTAGTTGATGCCGCTGCGGTTGAACGAGCCGGTGGCCACATAGCCCGAGAAGAAGGAACCCGCCAGGTTGGAGAGTCCCTGACCGATGAACTCCTGGTTGCCGTCGATCCGCTGTCCGGTGCGCTGCGCCAGCGACCGCCCAATCGAAACCGCCTCGGTCAAGGCGAACAGGGTCACCGCCAAGGCGGCCGGGGCCAGCTCTTTGATGGTGGCCAGGCTCAGGTCGGGGGCCGACAGTGGCGGTAGGGTGTCGGGTAGGGCGCCGACCGTGACGATGCCGGTGACGTCGAAGCCGTACATCCGATTGAGCAGGAGCGACACCAAGCTGCCAACCACCATTGCCACCAGCAGGAAGGGGAGCTTGGGCCAGAGCTTCTTGACCAACACCCCCGAAATCAGGGTCGCCGCCCCCACCGCCGTGATGTAAGGGTTCACGTGCGGCAATCCCGCAACGGTGAGCTGGAAGACCTCGACCAGATCGGCGTCCCGTGGGATATCAATGCCGAAAAAATTCTTGATCTGCTTGGCGGCGATCCACACCGCCGCCCCCGCCGTGAACCCCACCACCACCGAATGGGAGATGAAGTTGACCAGCGTCCCGGCCCGAGCGAGCCCGAGTACCAGTTCGATTACCCCAACCATGAAGGTCAGGGTCAGCGCCAGGGTGACGTATTGGGCACTTCCCGGTTCGGCAAAGGCGGAGAGCGAGGAAAACAGCACAATCGAAGCGGCGGTGGTCGGCCCCGAAACCAATAAGCGCGACGAGCCGAAGAAGGCGGCGATGATCGCCGGAACCATCCCGGCGTAGAGGCCGTATTCGGGGGGCATGCCGGCGATGACGGCAAAGGCGACCCCCTGCGGCAGCACCACCACCGCCCCGGTGAGACCGGCAATAAAATCGGCTTTCCAGGTCTTGCGGGTTTCGGGAAGCCAGCGCAGGAACGGCGTCCATGGCTTAAGCCACGGGTGAAAATCGGGATGACTCATGAACGATACGTCGCGCCCATAGAAGGGATTGATGGCAACTTATGCAATGCTGCCACCGAGCGAAGCCGGTTGGACGGTAGAGGCTTCGCTGTCAAAACGGTTGTTCGGATGCGGAGTGGGGCCTG
This portion of the Proteobacteria bacterium CG1_02_64_396 genome encodes:
- a CDS encoding sodium-independent anion transporter, whose protein sequence is MSHPDFHPWLKPWTPFLRWLPETRKTWKADFIAGLTGAVVVLPQGVAFAVIAGMPPEYGLYAGMVPAIIAAFFGSSRLLVSGPTTAASIVLFSSLSAFAEPGSAQYVTLALTLTFMVGVIELVLGLARAGTLVNFISHSVVVGFTAGAAVWIAAKQIKNFFGIDIPRDADLVEVFQLTVAGLPHVNPYITAVGAATLISGVLVKKLWPKLPFLLVAMVVGSLVSLLLNRMYGFDVTGIVTVGALPDTLPPLSAPDLSLATIKELAPAALAVTLFALTEAVSIGRSLAQRTGQRIDGNQEFIGQGLSNLAGSFFSGYVATGSFNRSGINYSAGAKTPLAAIFAGLLLMMIVVMVAPLAAYLPKAAMGGLLFLVAYGLIDFKEIKHILHASRPETAIMATTFFSALFLELEFAIFLGVMLSLLLYLNRTSRPQVLLRVPDPVTRKFTTNPYLPQCPQFGIVRIDGSLYFGAVNHVEEQLAKVSALLPGQTKTMVVCQGINHVDVSGVDVLTRLAEERRKAGGDLYLYDVKPQVMDLLRKSGALKAIGEDHVFDSKTGALAAIVPNLDLNICAACPHSVFGECTGNKQSTSSRGGQPEAG